In Oryza brachyantha chromosome 2, ObraRS2, whole genome shotgun sequence, a single window of DNA contains:
- the LOC102716568 gene encoding transcription factor MYB30-like produces the protein MGRAPCCEKMGLKRGPWTAEEDRILVAHIERHGHSNWRALPRHAGLLRCGKSCRLRWINYLRPDIKRGNFTREEEDAIIHLHHLLGNRWSAIAARLPGRTDNEIKNVWHTHLKKRLEPKPSSGQPQRAAAPAPKRKAKKAEAVAVAVPVPVSPEQSLSTTTSSAGTEDCSMASSADQNATDSFTSEEEFQIDDSFWSETLAMTVDSSDSGMESSEPPCVDSASPPASSNDDDMDFWLKLFIQAGGMQNLPQI, from the exons ATGGGGAGGGCGCCGTGCTGCGAGAAGATGGGGCTGAAGAGGGGCCCgtggacggcggaggaggacaggATCCTGGTGGCGCACATCGAGCGCCACGGGCACAGCAACTGGCGCGCGCTGCCCAGGCACGCCGGCCTGCTCCGCTGCGGCAAGAGCTGCCGCCTCCGCTGGATCAACTACCTCCGCCCGGACATCAAGCGCGGCAACTTCAcccgcgaggaggaggacgccatcatccacctccaccacctgcTCGGCAACCG ATGGTCCGCGATTGCCGCGAGACTGCCGGGGAGGACGGACAACGAGATCAAGAACGTGTGGCACACTCACCTCAAGAAGCGGCTGGAGCCAAAGCCGTCGTCCGGCCAGCCGCAGCGGGCGGCCGCCCCCGCGCCCAAGCGCAAGGCCAAGAAGGCTGAGGCGGTAGCCGTGGCGGTGCCAGTGCCGGTGTCGCCGGAGCAGTCActctcgacgacgacgtcgtcggccGGCACCGAGGACTGCTCGATGGCCTCGTCGGCGGACCAGAACGCCACGGACAGTTTCACCTCTGAGGAGGAGTTCCAGATCGACGACAGCTTCTGGTCGGAGACGCTGGCAATGACGGTGGACAGCTCCGACTCCGGGATGGAGAGCAGCGAACCACCCTGCGTGGACAgcgcctccccgccggcgtcgagcaacgacgacgacatggACTTCTGGCTCAAGCTGTTCATCCAGGCCGGTGGCATGCAGAATTTGCCCCAGATTTAG
- the LOC102714351 gene encoding inositol phosphorylceramide glucuronosyltransferase 1-like, with the protein MRRRAPSGMGLWAAVLVAAALLAAGGGVAGAGADEAYVTLLYGDEFVLGVRVLGKSIRDAGTSRDLVVLVSDGVSEYSRKLLEADGFIVKHITLLANPNQVRPSRFWGVYTKLKIFNMTSYKKVAYLDADTIVVKSIEDIFNCGKFCANLKHSERMNSGVMVVEPSETLFSDMMDKVNSLPSYTGGDQGFLNSFYADFANSRVYEPNKPTTPEPETQRLSTLYNADVGLYMLANKWMVDEKELRVIHYTLGPLKPWDWWTAWLVKPVAVWQDIRKNLEESLPGTGGGGNPRDQFVVKILFFLPFFMLLCGYYGSCFQTNKELPCMRFLCAFARRARYKYKSEEALPSYSTVGAASSSFGISHQKLHNGAHLNLPSYFSAITILTCFISALISLAFAFIIIPRQVMPWTGLLLMYEWTFVMFFLLFGSYLRVVYNWGSYIANHVGYNNMDSSENHASAGHQRNTSDCDTDAAFYWSGMAIISVIALLSPTVLGITALFAKLGFMVAGGVVLASFMTYASEHLAISAFVKGQRDRNASRGSICFLF; encoded by the exons atgcggcggcgggcgccgtCAGGGATGGGGCTCTGGGCCGCGGTCCTCGTCGCGGCGGCCTTGCTGGCGGCCGGGGGCGGGGtagcgggggcgggggcggacGAGGCGTACGTGACGCTGCTGTACGGGGACGAGTTCGTCCTCGGCGTGCGGGTCCTCGGGAAGTCCATCCGCGACGCCGGCACCAGCCGCGACCTCGTCGTGCTCGTCTCCGACGGCGTGTCCGAGTACTCGCGGAAGCTGCTCGAG GCTGATGGATTTATAGTGAAGCATATAACATTGCTTGCTAATCCTAATCAAGTAAGACCATCGAGGTTTTGGGGAGTTTACACgaagttaaaaatattcaaCATGACAAGCTACAAAAAAG TTGCTTACCTTGATGCAGATACCATTGTGGTGAAAAGTATTGAGGACATTTTCAACTGTGGGAAGTTCTGTGCAAATTTGAAACATTCTGAAAGGATGAATTCTGGAGTAATGGTTGTTGAGCCATCTGAAACTCTTTTCAGTGACATGATGGACAAAGTAAACAGTTTGCCTTCTTACACTGGAG GAGATCAAGGTTTTCTCAATTCATTCTATGCTGATTTCGCTAATTCTCGTGTTTATGAACCCAATAAACCTACAACGCCTGAACCTGAGACTCAGCGCCTTTCCACACTGTATAATGCTGATGTTGGTCTTTACATGCTGGCCAATAAG TGGATGGTTGATGAGAAAGAGCTTAGGGTCATTCACTACACGCTTGGACCACTTAAGCCCTGGGACTGGTGGACAGCTTGGCTTGTTAAACCTGTGGCAGTATGGCAG GACATTAGGAAAAATCTTGAGGAATCTCTTCCTGGAACTGGTGGAGGGGGAAACCCTCGTGATCAATTTGTGGTCaaaattcttttctttctcccttttttcatGCTGCTCTGTGGTTATTATGGATCATGCTTTCAG ACTAATAAGGAGCTGCCATGCATGAGATTTCTGTGTGCTTTTGCTCGACGTGCTCGCTACAAATATAAATCTGAGGAGGCACTGCCTTCTTATTCAACAGTTGGAGCTGCTTCATCTTCCTTTGGTATTTCACATCAAAAG TTACATAATGGAGCACATCTGAACCTGCCTTCTTATTTCAGTGCAATCACCATACTGACCTGCTTTATTTCTGCTTTAATATCTCTTGCCTTCGCCTTTATTATTATTCCACGGCAAGTGATGCCATGGACGGGTTTGCTGCTGATGTATGAGTGGACCTTCGTGATGTTCTTCTTGTTGTTTGGGAGCTACCTCCGTGTTGTATATAATTGGGGAAGTTATATTGCAAATCATGTTGGATATAACAATATGGATTCTTCGGAAAATCATGCTAGTGCAG GACATCAGCGGAATACATCGGACTGTGACACAGATGCAGCTTTCTATTGGTCAGGGATGGCTATAATATCTGTTATAGCATTATTATCACCAACAGTCCTGGGAATAACTGCTCTTTTTGCAAA GCTTGGGTTTATGGTAGCAGGTGGTGTGGTGTTGGCGTCGTTTATGACGTACGCTTCGGAGCATCTAGCTATCTCGGCCTTTGTCAAAGGTCAAAGAGATAGGAACGCCTCGAGAGGtagcatttgttttttgttctAG